The window gtgcactaaagctatcacTATGCGCGGTATTCGGGGAAGGACCCACTACaaggtgtatcgtacgcagccttaccttgtatttctgtcataggctgtttccaaggcttaaaaccatgacctcctgatcacatgacagcaactttatcagttactccagGCAAAGCACTACGACTACAAAAGGACAGCTCGGTGCAttaaagctatcgctatgcgcAATGTCTGAGAAAgggcccaccacaagggtgtatcgtatgcagccttacattgtatttctgtcagaggctgtttccaaggcttaaaTCCGTAATCTTCTAATCACATAACAACAACTTTATCGGTAATAATTAAATAGTAAAAAGGTGGTGGGTGAATAGATAAATAGAAAGATGAGTGGATTAGATATGATGTTATGAGGCTGGGGTTCACCTACCGACAATGACAAATGATTCATCATACTAACTTTTCTTCACTTAACTTCTTTCCCCTTAGCCCCACAAAGACAAAAGCTCATGAATGGTCAGGAAAGAAGGCAATTCTGACTGTGACCCTTTGGCCCTGGGAAGCAGGCATGTGTTTCAGTGGGGGACACACATCAATGACTTTTcagaaatattataatatattccCTCCGTTACAAAAATAATGATTCGTTTTGACATAACACGATCAAAAGATCACGGGTTCAAGCTTTAAAAACAGCTTTcgacagaaatgtaaggtaaggctgcgtacgatcaCCCTTGTGGCGGGCTATGTTGCTCGGATTCTTCATAAATGGTGgtgggtgcgtgtcggattcgcCCAAAGtaatgtatttttggagaatccgacacgggtgtggtatcaaaagtgaagagtccgcacaACTTAGGTGGTGGGACCCTTTCCCGAATACCATACATAGCGGTAGTTTCAGTACATCGGGCTGCCCTTTGACTTAGCATGACgtttagaaagataaaaagaacTTTTGATCTTATATTCTTAAATATAtcacgtgaaaagttgaaattaactaatttttttttttaaaaaaagaatcattATGGTgagtataataataaaaataaaaatcttcctACACAACCCCACTTCATGAATTCCCTccatttaaacattaatcattattttgattttgcatgaaatttaagaaaataaaaacgaCTGTTAAATTTTGTGtgtcaaaatatcttttaatattgTGATTAATAACATGCCACATGAAAATTCAGAATTTAAGTACTGTTAAGAAAGGAAAAGATCATTGCTTTTGAAATGAACTAAAAGGGCAGTCCAGTATACTAAAGCTTCCCTATGTGTAGGGTCCACAAAAGGATCCACCACAAGAATGTATTGTGTCGTATGGAGCCTTACCTTGCTTTTGAAacgaattgaaaaagaaaaataaatatttttttttttggaatagagggagtaataaaaaaaattatcttcctGCATAACCCCACTTCATAAATTATTGAGTGACtgagaaaaaaaaaactccaaatatTATACACAGTGTAATAAAGCAGTGGTGGTTCTAGCATATATCCAAAGGTCATCCGGATCTCTTtcaacgaaaaattatattatttatatatgattaaaattattttttatgtatatattatatatattgaacCCCTTCGGTTAGTTCGTGTGTATACTTTCGAAACTCCATAATGAGCTTTTTAACTCCGCCACTGTAATAAAGTGGTAACAACCTATTGTGTTCTTGGGATTAGTAGATACTGCATAGCTGAAAGATgtaatctgaaggcaactcagtTGTGGACTTTCACTTTCAATATCGCACTCGTAtcgaattcttcaaacatatagTATTTTTGAAAGTTACGACACgtattcatttaatattttttgaagagtccgagcaacgtAAAAAGCCAAGAGGGTCCATGAGGGGGAAGTCACGCGACATACTTTCAAGCCAACTTAAAAGCTTAGTCAAGTAgaataaattttagttttatatgtattttagctttctctttttctttctactTCTTCTCCAGTTCTTGAAACATGACTAAACCTGGTCCAAGACCTTATGAATGTGTTAGGAAAGCTTGGCATAGTGATAGACATCAACCTATCAGAGGTTCCCTTATTCAAGAAATTTTCAGGTACTAACATCATTTTCCTAAGTGGCATGTGCTCTTCACTTTTGATGTCACATTCGTGCTAGATTCTCTAAGAATACTTTACTTTTAGAGAATCTAACAGGCACAGActgaaatttttgaaaagttaGAGCAGCATAGCCATTTTGTTTAGGCACAATATATAAACATATCCGTTAAGTTGACCTCAGTACATCTATGACCTCTGATTTTgagtgtgcacaagtagacatttaaacttatataaagttgGACAAGTAGACACATATGCCCTTTGTGGCATCATACGTGGCCGATTCTTGTCCTACATGGCGTTCTGTGTATTATATCACATAGGacgtgtgtctacttgttcaacatTGTACAAGTTTAGGTGTCTACTTGTGCATACGTAAAGTtagaggtcatagatgtgatttgaggcacatgtttatgtattatgccttttgtTTATGAAAGAAAAGTTGTTTTATGATTTGTAATGTTTGTGTTGAGTAGGGTTGTGAATGAGGTTCATGGCTTAGCAACTAAGAAGAATAAGGAATGGCAAGAGAAACTTCCTATAGTTGTCTTTAAAGCTGAGAAAATTATGTATTCCAAGGCCAATTCTGAGGTAAATTGTGATTCAATCTAAGTTGCGCCTGTGTCgtccaaaaatacactatttcTCAAGAATTTGACTGCGCCTGCCAGTGGTGGAGCCAGGATTTTTGTTAAGAGGGTTCGGAAGTAAACATACGAACTatgtataaatagaaaaaaatttcaccgaaggaggttcggatgaacccccttgGCCAAGTGTAGCTCCGTCCCTATGGCGCCtactgacatttttgaagagtcggAACAACATAGGCTTCAATGCTAGCTTTTCTTTCCCCTTTTGATTAACTTTAAACTTGTGTTTATGAATGCTCTTTATAATTTGTTTGTTTAGGCTGAGTATATGGATCTTAAAACTCTTTGGGATAGACTAAATGATGCCATTGATACTATTATTAGAAGAGACGATGACAATACTGAATCCAGGCCTAGGGAGCTTTTACAACCTTGCATTGAAGGTACCCCTTAATCTTCCTTGGTTTTTTCACATTGTCCTATGAAacggagccttggagtaactggtaaagttgctgtcacATGACCAGGAGGTACGGaatcaagccttggaaacagtctctgATAGAAATGCAAGGCAAGGTtgtgtacaatagacccttgtggtcagGTCCTTCCTCGAACCTTGTGCAAAGCCGGAGCTTTAGTGTGCACCGGGTTTCCCTTTTAATGTGACAGACAACATGTAAATTctgattttcattttttacttgagGACCAGTCATCCTTGTGTATATctcatatattataaaataagggcagcccagtgcactaagctcccgctatgcgtagggtccggggaagggctccaccacaagggtgtattgtacgcagccttaccttgcatttctaccagaggttgtttccaagtcTTGAACCCGTGAACTCCTGGTtacatgacaataactttaccagttactccacggctcatatattatgatttttgatataATTGTTTTCTTATGATTCTGCATAGTAGATGAattgatttaaacttttttttttggctgCGGGATCGATTAGCTGCTTTGCATTTGGGTTGCTCACCGAAAAGATCATCAAGGAGCCAGCGGAACAATTCTCCAAGATATTATCTAAGTCCTGAAACTCCAGAGTCTAACAAAATGCCGCACTTGTCAACTCTGAAATTTACTCCATCTGTTGGCATACAAAATTTACCAATGCAGACTGCCCGTGCCTCGCCTACTTCTTGTACTGTTTATCCTTTGTATCACGGTCGCTGTCAGTTTGAACCTTCTGGTCCCAAACTCGGCTCTAGAACCGATGCCAAATCAAATGCTCAGCTTGTGGAAGCGAACAAGAAGATTTCTCTAAGAGATCCTCGCCCGTGTAACTTAAACGCTTCAAGTGAAACTTCTCGGACGGATTGTGAAGATGTTTCTGGGACTGTAATAGGGTGTGATTTATCTCTGCGTTTGGGGTCGTTTGTGGTTCCCTGTACTAGAGTTGAGAACGCTTTACGCGAGGATGACAAACCTGGTGATATATGCCGGTTGAATGATCTATCTCCACATTTCAATAGAGGTTTGTCATTCTTCTTGAAGGAAAATGCTGATAAAAACCAGTTTGAATCATCTTCGATGAGTTCAAATGCCCGAAATTTGAATGTAGAGTCGGTTTTGACAAAGAGAAAGCTCGGTGAGGATCAGCAGATTTATTGGCCAGTGAAGCTCCCTTTTAACAGATTCAGGTCCTAGGTTATTAACTTAGGTTCCAAGCTGCTCGGACTCTCTAAAAATGTGGCCGCACCCATGTTTGTTCCTTCAAAAATGAACTACTTTTGAGAGATCCGAAAACACCTGGTgaaatttttgaagagtccgagtaacATAGCTTACGTTTCAGTATTTGTCTTGACAATGTTGGAGTAGGAATGTTTAAAATCTGTGTCTTGTAGCCTCCTTGCTGTAGTTTGTTTGTAACATTGTATGCTGCAAACTTATGTTGTttagactcttcaaaaatgtNNNNNNNNNNNNNNNNNNNNNNNNNNNNNNNNNNNNNNNNNNNNNNNNNNNNNNNNNNNNNNNNNNNNNNNNNNNNNNNNNNNNNNNNNNNNNNNNNNNNTTATATATAATGGAAAAAGAATGAGTACTTCCCTTCCTGGAAGGTTCCTCTTAATTTTGTTTTTAGTCCATGTttctttctttgtggacaagaaaaagaaaagggggTAGGGGTGAGGGTGGGGGGGTCACGTGAAGGGTAGGGTAGGTGAGGGTAGGGGTATAGGGTAggataggttgttaggatgaggcGTAAAGTTGGTTAGGGGTTTGtttaaagttgttattttttgtattttgtgagggtataataacatggatgagggtacacggtaggataaggtaaaattggGTAAAAAATGTTATcgaggagggacaaaattaggtgtctacatcatgcccctttgaATATAAACATGAAGTATTTTTAGACAAAGAATTAGACaacaagacagaattttgtccctaCCATTATTCATAggaagaaacagaaagaagaaggacaaccgagtcttgacttaggacatcctaccgaCCCAAATTATGAAGGAATTAAATGACCTGTATTTCAAAAGATTTGAAAGAACGGGAtaataccgagttggagagttgagtgaggttccatcgaggttccgatctgcggctctgtcattacatcaaaatgaaaattaaaagttaaaatgtaaatgaaattacaaaaatcctatctatgcaacttttttgggactcttgacttgagtttcattaccctattcttcaggcgggctcctgacttgtaatttgttcgccttgttgcttgactttcaaattcttcaccttgttgtttgactttcaacttcttgaccttgttgcttgactttcaatctcttaactttgttacttgactttcaatttcatcaccccatTATTTAGGTGGgatcctgacttgccatttctatcaccctgttcttcaggcgggttcctgaccttcaatttcatcaccctattcttcaggcgggctcctgaaaccaaaatcaaaactaaaacaaaaattatcccaaacaaagattatgataaagaaagatttcattcattcatttttgtTGAAAGTagtgtcccattttccaggagggtcctgaacataaagtaaattaccATTTTCcgggagggtcctaaacataaagtaaattcccattttccaggagggtcctagacagaaagtaaaatctcattttttaggagggtcctgaatagaaagtaaaatcccattttccagatgggtcctgaacataaagtaaaatctcatttttcaggagaatcctgatcataaagtaaattctaatttttcaggagggtcctgaacagacagtaaaatcccatttttttaggagggtcctgaacataaagtaaaatcccattcttctggagggtcctgaacaaaagtaaaatcccatttttcaggatgatcctgaacataaagtaaaatcccattttttaggagggttttgaacagaaagtaaaatctcatttttcaggagggtcctgaacagaaagtaaaatcccatttttttaggagggtcctgaacataacagtaaaatcccaattttcaggagggtcttgaacataatgtaaattctcatttttcaggagggtcctgaacagacagtaaaatctcatttttcatgagggtcctgaactgaaagtaaaagggtcctgaactgaaagtaaaatctcatttttcaggagggtcctgaacataaagtaaaatcccaatttttaggaaggtcctgaacaaaagtaaaatcccatttttcaggagggtcctgaacaaaagtaaaaatctaatttttcaagagggtcctgaacataaagtaaaatcctatttttcaggaggatcctgaacataaagtaaaatcccattttctggagggtcctgaacaaaagtaaaatctcatttttcaagagggtcctgaacataaagtaaatttctattttttttttagggttttgaacagacagtaaaattccatttttcaggagggtcctgaacataaagtgaaatcccatttttcacgaGAGTCCTAAGTAAAagtaaaaatcctatttttcaggagggtcctgaacaaaagtaaaatcttcttttttcaggagggtcctgaaaaaaaagtaaattcccattttacaggagggtcctgaacaaaaagtaaagtcccatttttcaggagggtcctgaacagaaagtaaattctcatttttcaggagggtcctaaacaaaatgtaaaatcccatttttcaggaaggtcctgaacataaactaaaatcccatttttcaggaaggtcctcaacagaaagtaaaatcttatttttcaggagggtcctgaacataaagtgaaatatcattttttaggagggtcctgaacagatggtaaaatctgatatttcaggagggtcctgaacagaaagtaaagtccaattttttaggagggtcctgaacagaaagtaaaattctatttttcaggagggtcttgaacagaaagtaaaatcccatttttcaggagggtcctgaacagaaagtaaaatctcagttttttggagggtcgtgaacataaagtgaaatcccatttttcaggagggtcctgaacagatggtaaaatccatttttcagaagggtcctgaacaaaaagtaaaatcctattttccaggagggtttgAACATaaggtgaaatcccatttttcaggagggtcctgaacagaaggtaaaatcctattttttaggagggtcctgaacaaaagtaaaatctcatttttcagaagggtcctgaatagaaagtaagtcccatttttcagaagggtcctgaacagaaagttaaatcccatttttcaggagggtcctgaacagaattaaaatctaatttttcaggagggtgttgaacaaaagtaaaatcccattttcaggagggccttgaacaaaagtaaaatctcatttttcaggagggtcctgaacagaaagtaaaattcattttttaggagggtcctgaacataaagtaaatttcatggatgtgcatttccaatggtagtggaattaagtgaagcgaatttgcccctatttcaacaaagaaaatttgtcagttaaaaattTAGTGATGGTTTGCAGTACTTGGCTTTCCTTACACCTGTTCCAGTGTTCATTCCCTTCATTTTGTTTCAGATTGCTGGCACTTGCCCCTGCTTTATCGGGTCATTGACCCAAACACAGATTAAGGAAAAtaactctgaaacaaacacagtatctctgctttatCATGATCCTCAGATAAACCTTTTGAACCCTGGTATTTctatgagttcccagacttgtctattgataaaactttctgcatgccttgttCTGACTTTCaatcttgtttcttttatgtgCTGGCCCTTTGTcttactttgtgcaattgaagaagctggtagccagttttgaaatcttttctcacttgttttgacatggacttaactcaaagacgagaaaaata of the Capsicum annuum cultivar UCD-10X-F1 chromosome 11, UCD10Xv1.1, whole genome shotgun sequence genome contains:
- the LOC107846923 gene encoding uncharacterized protein LOC107846923, with protein sequence MTKPGPRPYECVRKAWHSDRHQPIRGSLIQEIFRVVNEVHGLATKKNKEWQEKLPIVVFKAEKIMYSKANSEAEYMDLKTLWDRLNDAIDTIIRRDDDNTESRPRELLQPCIEAALHLGCSPKRSSRSQRNNSPRYYLSPETPESNKMPHLSTLKFTPSVGIQNLPMQTARASPTSCTVYPLYHGRCQFEPSGPKLGSRTDAKSNAQLVEANKKISLRDPRPCNLNASSETSRTDCEDVSGTVIGCDLSLRLGSFVVPCTRVENALREDDKPGDICRLNDLSPHFNRGLSFFLKENADKNQFESSSMSSNARNLNVESVLTKRKLGEDQQIYWPVKLPFNRFRS